Proteins from one Juglans microcarpa x Juglans regia isolate MS1-56 chromosome 6S, Jm3101_v1.0, whole genome shotgun sequence genomic window:
- the LOC121236422 gene encoding secreted RxLR effector protein 161-like → MDPTIKLGAKENCAPVDKGRYQRLVGKLIYLSHTRPDIGFAVSMVSQFMNNPNEEHMEAVYRILRYLKLTPGRGLFFEKNQRRDIEVFSDADWAGSVQDRRSTSGYCTFVWGNLVTWRSKKQSVVSRSSAEAEFRAMAHGICEGIWSKRVLKELKISNEEPMKMFCDNQSAISIAKNPVHHDRTKHVEIDRHFIKEKIEEGIIKMLYVPTCLQTADILTKALSRKVFDDLSSKLGLINIYRPA, encoded by the coding sequence ATGGATCCAACTATCAAACTAGGAGCTAAGGAAAATTGTGCACCCGTGGACAAAGGAAGATACCAAAGATTAGTAGGTAAACTAATATACCTATCTCACACACGACCAGACATTGGATTTGCTGTTAGCATGGTAAGTCAGTTCATGAACAATCCAAATGAAGAACACATGGAAGCTGTGTATAGAATCCTGAGATACCTGAAACTAACACCAGGTAGAggattattttttgagaagaaCCAAAGAAGAGATATTGAAGTGTTCAGcgatgcagattgggcaggaTCAGTACAAGACCGAAGATCAACTTCAGGATATTGCACTTTTGTGTGGGGAAATTTGGTCACTTGGAGAAGTAAGAAGCAGTCAGTGGTGTCAAGAAGTAGTGCAGAAGCTGAATTCCGGGCAATGGCACACGGTATTTGTGAGGGAATTTGGTCAAAAAGGGTGCtaaaggaattaaaaatttcaaatgaagaACCTATGAAAATGTTCTGTGATAATCAATCAGCAATCAGCATTGCCAAAAATCCAGTTCATCAtgatagaacaaaacatgtggaAATTGATCGACATTTTATAAAGGAGAAGATAGAGGAAGGAATAATCAAGATGTTGTACGTGCCTACATGTCTTCAGACAGCAGACATCCTTACCAAGGCTCTATCGAGAAAGGTGTTTGATGATCTGAGTTCCAAGCTGgggttaattaatatttaccgcccagcttga
- the LOC121236943 gene encoding (+)-cis,cis-nepetalactol synthase NEPS3-like, producing the protein MTETTLLKKKLEGKLAIVTGGASGIGEATAHLFAKHGVRMVVIADIQEELGHQVAKSIGLNHSIFIRCDVTDEEQVKAMVEWTVKNYGQLDIMFSNAGILNMSDQTVLNLDFLAFDHLFAINVRAMAICVKHAARAMVEGHVRGSIVCTASAAATMGSTHSTDYFMSKHAVLGLVRSASRQLGEHGIRVNCVSPSVVATPLACSKTGMDAEQLEKAVEPHASLKGVVLKVGHVADAVLFLASDDSGFVNGHNLVVDGGWVD; encoded by the coding sequence ATGACAGAAACCACATTGCTCAAGAAGAAACTGGAAGGCAAACTGGCCATAGTCACAGGCGGTGCTAGTGGCATCGGGGAGGCGACTGCACATCTTTTTGCCAAGCATGGCGTGCGTATGGTGGTCATTGCTGATATCCAAGAAGAACTAGGCCATCAGGTTGCCAAATCAATTGGTTTGAACCATTCTATATTCATACGTTGTGATGTTACTGATGAAGAACAGGTCAAAGCCATGGTAGAATGGACGGTCAAGAATTATGGGCAACTTGACATCATGTTTAGTAATGCAGGGATTCTTAATATGTCGGATCAGACCGTACTTAACCTAGACTTCTTGGCCTTTGACCACCTATTTGCGATCAATGTACGTGCCATGGCTATATGTGTAAAGCATGCAGCACGCGCTATGGTTGAAGGGCATGTGAGGGGGAGCATTGTGTGCACTGCCAGTGCAGCAGCAACTATGGGTTCAACCCATAGCACTGATTACTTTATGTCAAAGCACGCGGTGCTTGGACTTGTTCGATCAGCGAGCAGGCAGCTAGGGGAGCATGGGATTAGAGTGAACTGCGTATCGCCGTCTGTAGTTGCGACTCCTTTGGCATGCAGTAAAACCGGAATGGACGCAGAGCAGTTGGAGAAGGCAGTTGAGCCGCATGCGAGCTTAAAAGGAGTTGTGCTAAAAGTGGGGCATGTGGCGGATGCCGTGCTTTTCCTTGCATCCGATGATTCTGGATTTGTCAATGGGCATAACCTAGTGGTTGATGGCGGCTGGGTTGACTAG
- the LOC121236941 gene encoding (+)-cis,trans-nepetalactol synthase NEPS1-like: MAESSLCKKKLEGKVTIVTGGASGIGEATAHVFAKHGARMVVIADLQKELGQQVAKSIGLNHSAYIHCDVTDEEQVKAMVEWTVKNYGQLDIMFSNAGIFSRSDQTVLDLDLSALDHLFEINVRGMAACVKHSARAMVERGVRGTIVCTASIAASRGATQKTDYYMSKHAVLGLVRCASRQLGEHGIRVNCVSPAAVATPMACSAFGMDAEQLEKAFEPHSSLKGVALKLGHVADAVLFLASDDSGFVSGHDLLVDGGWLD, encoded by the coding sequence ATGGCGGAATCCTCGTTGTGTAAGAAGAAACTAGAAGGCAAAGTGACCATAGTCACAGGCGGTGCTAGTGGCATCGGGGAGGCGACCGCACATGTTTTTGCCAAGCATGGTGCACGTATGGTGGTGATTGCTGATCTCCAAAAAGAACTAGGCCAGCAGGTGGCCAAATCCATTGGCTTGAACCATTCCGCATACATCCATTGTGATGTTACTGATGAAGAGCAGGTCAAAGCCATGGTAGAATGGACGGTCAAGAACTATGGGCAGCTTGACATCATGTTTAGTAATGCCGGGATTTTTAGTAGGTCAGATCAGACCGTACTTGACCTGGACTTGTCGGCCCTTGACCACCTATTTGAGATCAATGTGCGCGGCATGGCCGCATGTGTAAAGCATTCAGCACGTGCTATGGTTGAAAGGGGTGTGAGGGGGACCATCGTCTGCACCGCAAGTATAGCAGCAAGCCGAGGTGCAACCCAAAAAACCGATTACTATATGTCAAAGCACGCAGTGCTTGGGCTTGTTCGATGCGCAAGCAGGCAGCTAGGGGAGCATGGCATTAGGGTGAACTGTGTATCACCCGCTGCAGTTGCAACCCCAATGGCATGCAGTGCATTTGGAATGGATGCAGAGCAGTTGGAGAAGGCATTTGAGCCGCATTCAAGTTTAAAAGGAGTTGCACTGAAACTGGGACATGTGGCGGATGCTGTACTCTTTCTTGCGTCTGATGATTCTGGATTTGTCAGTGGGCATGATCTATTGGTTGATGGGGGCTGGCTTGACTAG